In the genome of Paenibacillus pabuli, the window GGTGGTATTGGTACGGTGCCAGGTGTTATGGCAGGGGTGCTGATCTTTGGAGTCATCAATTATGGTCTGACCTTTATCGGTGTAAGTCCATACTGGCAGCTGATTATTAAAGGGTTAATTATTGTGGCTGCGGTGGCATTTGATATCCGTAAGTATATGGCCAAAAAATAGAAAGGTAACACAAAGCCAGCACTCTGGAATGACAAGAGTGCTGGCTTCTTTATTTTATGAATTTACAAACCTGTCCACAATATCAACCACAGGGCCAACGATGCAGAGGAGCAGCATAAATGCGGCTACGTTAAAGGCTACCCTTGTACCATAGTGCGACCGAAACTTGCTCGCGATAATTACAGCAGGTATCCAGAAGATTGCCGTCGCTACAAAGGGAAGATGGAGTCCCTGGTCACCATTACTAAAAATTGGCAATTTCAGTAGATCAAACAGATAGTAACCGAACCTGAAATTTTCCGTTCCCCACCCATAATTAAAAGAAAATCCCAGAACAAGCACCAGTAGAGAAAGTGTCCCGATGCCCAAGGGTCTTCTTTGTTGTATCATCTTATTCCTCCTAACCAAGGTGATATCCTAAATAAATCCATTAATGTATTATAACACGGTATTGATTATTGTGATTCGAGAATTATTTCGCAATTTGCATTTTCCTATAAACCGTTTGTCCTATTTTAATAATAAATTTATACATTCATGTGAATTTGATGATCCTCCAAATATCGACAACATCAGCTAATCATAACCGATATAATACATGTGAATAGGATCTGGATATGAGAATTATGTCAAAGGGGGCGAGGCTGTTTGCTGAGTTACACGATGAAAATGGTTATTTTCCCGCTAGGATGTCTGCTTGTTATGCTATCCTCTTATTTTCTAGTCCTTACTCCCCATCTGATGCTAATGATATGTGCAGGTGTGTTATTTGTAGCAAGTATATACAAGGAAAAACAGTATCCGATATTACGTAACATCCATTGGATTTTTCTGGGCATATTCCATTATTTCAGTGAACTGAACTGGTGTATTATGCTGTATTACCTGCTCATCATGTCGATGATTCAGGATAAACAGAGAGTTACGCAGACATTACCCATTTCAATGTTGATTGTGTTTGAATATACCGTGATTCGGCTTTCGTATGTGACGATAGATACTTATCATTTGCTAGTGTCCATGTTTGACATGTTAACTGCAATTGTCATCATCTTTTTGTACCATACTTTGATTAACAGCGAAGCAGAGAAGCGCAGACTTCGGGAGAAAAATCATTTTCTTACCCTCCATGATCCCCTTACCGGATTGCTAAACTATGAGGGATATATGAACGTACTGAAGGAAACGGTGGACGAGCAACGTTCATTTTTGCTGATTATCTTGAACATTCAGAATTTTAACGGGTTTGACAAAGAGGTTGAAGACAACTGGAGCCATGTAATCAAAACGACTGGAGAGAGTGTGTCGAAACAATTTGCAGATGCATATGGCGTATCTCGATATGCGGGGGATCGGTATGCTGTCGTTTTGCCAGAAATACAAAATATAGAAGAACGGATGGCTTCACTCCTATCCGGGGATTTGAGGGGCTTGCAAGTAAACTACAGTATTTCCCTATATCCTGGAATGTCTGAGACGTTGCAGCACTTTATTACGGTGGCGGAGGATAGACTGTATCAGCAGCAGCGCAGCAAATGGTTAAAAAACGGAGAGGAGGTCTTCCGTTCCGAAAGACTCCGGGCTGTTGGTGAGCTGGCCGCAGGCATGGCTCATGAAATTCGCAACCCCCTGACTGCCATTCGAGGTTTCCTGCAGCTTTCTCGGGGACAGGCCTTTAATATCGCACCTTGGTATGAGGTCATTATGGGTGAGATCACACGGGTAACGGAGCTGACGGCAGAGTTTTTACAGTTCTCCAAGCCGCATGCCAATCACATGAAGCCCGAACGAGTGGAGCAATGTCTTGAACGAGTCATGTCGTTAACCGAATCGGATGCGGCATCGCGGGGGCATCAGATTACCCTTAAAATGACTGGCGAGCCAGTCGTGGTCCATATGGATCGGGACAAGATCGTACAGGTTCTGATTAATCTGATTCGTAATGCTTTTGAAGCCATGGAAGGCCCTGGTGAAGTGTATATTGATCTGTTACATGATGGAGAGATAGCGCTCATCTCGATTACCGATACGGGCAGCGGCATTCCAGAGAACTCTTTGGCAACGATCTTTAATCCATTTTATACAACCAAGGAAGAAGGTACAGGACTTGGACTGGCACTCTGTCAGAAAATCGCTACGGATCATCATGGCAAAATTACCGTTCATAGTGAGATGGGGATTGGTTCTACATTCACCCTTCATTTACCAACAAACAATAACGCTGAACTTCTCCCTGTCAAATAGAAAGTTAAAAAAACAAAAAATGGATCATTTAGAAACCTTGGCTCGGATGACATGCTAAGGTTTCTTGTTATGCTGTTCTCGGTGACGCCTTTATCAGCGTTATTGCGGATCATTTTATTCTTAGCCAAATGAATGTGGGTCGAGACTCCAAATATCGACAACATCAGCTAATCATAATCGATATAATACATGTAATTAGGATCTGGATGAAGAATTATGTCAAAGGAGGCGAGGAGGCTATGTATCAAAAAACGATTCGTAATAGTTTTACATTAGACGGCATTGCTGTACATAGTGGGAATTTGTCAGAGATAACTCTGCATTCTGCACAATCAAACACAGGTATTGTTTTTAGAAGAGTGGATGTAGATCCATATGAAATTATTGAAGCTAAAATCGGTAATGTATCCAATACGGAACGCTGTACACAGCTTAAAAACATGCATGGATACACCGTATCTATGGTTGAACATACACTGTCTGCTGTTCGTGGGATGGGCATTGATAACGTGATTATTGATGTTAATGGTGAAGAATTACCTATATTTGATGGCAGCTCTACCAATATTGCAGCCAAGATTTCAGAAGTTGGCCATCTGCAGCAAGAAGTCAAAAAAACATACCTTCATTTACAACAAAAAATTAGAGTTGAGCACGGTAATTCTTTTCTTGAAGCTCATCCCTCCTCTACGATTTCCTATTGCGTGTGTTTTAAAAATGAACATAACATTGCCTACCTCGCGGATCAAACATCCAATTTTAATTTTATAGAAAACAATTATTTAACTGATATTGCGCCAGCTAGGACATTTTGTTTTGAAAAAGAAATAATGTACTTACAAAGCAAAGGTTTAATTCAAGGAGCTTCTTTGGAGCATGGAATAGTTATTGGTGAAGAGAGAATTTATCCCAATTTACGTTTTCATGATGAATTAGCTCGTCACAAGCTGCTGGATCTTATTGGTGATTTAGCTTTGAATCCTCCTTTTCATGCAAACATCACAGGATCGGGAACCTCTCATTATTTGAACACTCTTTTTGCTCAAGAATTATTAAATAATCTAATCTAAATATAATAGGAGACGATACCATGCCATGTAATTTAAATGAAATTGCTGAACAGTTAAATGGGATTTTAATAGGTAATGGCAGTGTCGTTATAACAGGTGTAGGTTCAATTAGTGCTGCTAAAGAGGGAGAAATTGCTTTTGTTACGGATAAAAATCTAAATAAATTAGATCAATGTAATGCTTCGGCGCTCATTGTGCCAGAAACGACAATAATAGAATTTAAGGTACCTGTTATTAAGGTGAAAAATCCCAGACTCGATTTTATTCGTTTAATTGAAATGTTTAGTGAGAAAACCAGAAGTAGTGGTGTAGTATCATCAGAAACAATTGAGCCTTCGGTAACGTTAGGCTGCAATGTGCAGATCGACGATTTCGCAGTAATCAAAGAAGATGTTTCTATTGGCGATCATACGATCATTTCCGCGCATTCATTTATTGGTAAAAATGTGACCATTGGAACGAATTGCTTGATACACCCTAATGTCACTGTGTTACATGATACTTTCATCGGAGATAATGTCATCATTCACTCAGGCGCAGTCATTGGCGCTGACGGGTTTGGTTTTGAATGGGATGGGCAAAAACAAGTGAAAATCCCCCATATTGGAAATGTCATTATTATGGATGATGTTGAAATTGGCGCAAACACGACTATTGATCGAGGAACACTTGATTCAACGACCATAGGTAAAGGGACCAAAATGGACAACCTAATTCAAATTGGCCATAATGTTCAAATTGGTGAGCACTGCATTATTGCAGGTACAAGTGCAATTGGGGGCTCATCGAAGATTGGTAACCATGTCATCATGGCTGGTGGAAGTGCGGTAATTAATAATATCACCATTGGAGACAACTGCGTTGTTTTAGCTAAAACCATGGTTACCAAAAACATGCCCGAAAACTCCATGGTGTCAGGATATACAGCTCGTTCACATAAGAGACAACTTCGAGAATCCGCTGCACTTTCCAGACTTCCAAAAACAATAAAAAAACTAAATGAAAAACTTGATGAACTTTCCAGAACAAAGGAAGGTGCTAAATGATACATCAGTCAGCCATTATTCATCCAACAGCAGTAATTGGGGACAATGTTGAAGTCGGACCTTTCAGTATCGTTGAAGAAAATTCAAAAATAGGTAACGGGTGCAGGATTGGAAGTCATGTAATCATCGGAGCTAACACGATATTGGGGGAGAATAACTATATTTCACATGGTGGCATTATCGGTTCAGACCCACAAGATAAAAGTTACCAAGGCGAAAAAACATATCTTATCATTGGAGATAATAATACCGTAAGAGAGTATGTCACCATATGTAAAGGCACACAAAAAGGAGATGGTTTCACGAGAGTAGGAAGTCACAACTTTATTATGAATTATGCACATATCGCACATGATGTAGTGATGGGAGATCACAACGTCATCGTCAATAATGTGCAAATTGGCGGACATGTTCATATTGAAGACTATATCACTTTTGGTTGTGGTTCTGGTGTACACCAATTATGTAACATCGGAAGGTTTGCAATGATTGGAGCGGGAAGTAAAGTTTCACAAGATATCGTTCCATATTCTTTAGCAGATGGTCCGCGTTCGTACATACATGGTATTAATATTGTTGGTCTCAGAAGAAATGGATTTTCGAATGAAGAAATAAGCACGATAAAAAAGATTAATACCATTCTATTTCGCCAAAAGCGCACTCTCGATCAATCTATTGAAGAAATAAACAGCTTACCTCCTTCTGAATTTAAAGAACACACACTGAATTTTCTAAATAAATCTACACGCGGCATTGTACGAATGAAGCGATAGATAAAATGGAAACGCCGCAAAGGTCCGGAATGAAACGGGACCTACTGCGGCGTTTTAGTTTGTTGTTCTGTGTTTTAATCATCATTGAACACGAACCCAATTAGGTAAGCTGTCCCTGATGCAATTGATAGTAGAAACCTTGCTGTTGCATCAACTCATCATGGCTGCCTCGTTCGGCAATTTGCCCGTCATCAATGACAAGAATCTGATCGGCTTCACGAATCGTGCTTAACCTGTGGGCAATGACGAAGCTGGTGCGATCCTTCATCAAGGTGCGCATCGCTTCCTGAATCTGCATTTCGGTGCGTGTATCAATGCTGCTGGTCGCTTCATCTAGAATAAGAATCGCGGGATCAGCGAGAATGGCACGAGCGATGGTTAACAATTGTCGCTGTCCCTGACTCAGATTGCTGCCACCGGAAATGATCGGGGTATCGTAACCCTGTGATAATTTTCGGATGAAGGAGTGGGCATTGGCCAACTTCGCCGCTTGCTGGATCTGATCATCCGTGGCATCCGGTTTGCCGTAGGCAATATTGTCGCGAATGGTGCCGGAGAAGAGATAGGCATCCTGTAACACAATGCCAAGCTCGCGCCGCAGATGGTCTTTCTCAAGTTCCGAGATATCACAGCCATCAATGGTAATCCGTCCGCCTGTTATCTCGTAAAAACGGGGCAGCAGGTTGATAATGGTCGTTTTACCCGCTCCAGTCGGCCCGACAAGTGCAATCATCTCGCCTGGTTTGGCGCTGAAGCTGACCTTTTTCAAGATTTCTCTCTCGGGGTTATACCCAAAGGATACATCCTCAAATACAACCTTACCCTGAATCAGCTCGAGCTGTTTCTTCTGTTCTTCCGCATATTCACTGGGTGTATCAATAATGTGGAATACGCGCTCGGCACCTGCAATAGCTGCCTGAATCAGGTTGTACTGGTTCGCCAGATCATTGATGGGCCGCTCAATCTGCCGGGAGTAAGCAAGAAAGCTCACGATGAGCCCGATGGAGGTCAAATTGTGATAAGCCATCCATCCACCTACAGCTGCCAGTATGGCAAAGCCAATATTGTTCATGACATTCATCGTGGGCCCAACCAGACCGGATACACTCTGAGCCTGGGTACTGGAAGTGCGAAGCTTCTCGTTCAAGTTCTGAAAATGGTGTTGTGCCTGCTCCTGACGGTTATAGGCGGCAACCACCTTTTGTCCGGCAATGGTCTCCTGGGCGTAGCCATTAAGCTCACCCAACAGCTTTTGCTGGGCGGTAAAATGTTTGCGTGTTCTTGAAGCGATCAGCCGAGTGGCGATCGTAATCAGGGGAACCGTCACCAGACTGAGCAGGGTCAGTCGGACATCCAATGCAAGCATGATGGAAAGGGAGCCAACCAGCAGGATGGCACTGGACATCAATTGAGTTACACTTTGATTCAGCGTTGTGGATACGTTATCGATATC includes:
- the lpxC gene encoding UDP-3-O-acyl-N-acetylglucosamine deacetylase translates to MYQKTIRNSFTLDGIAVHSGNLSEITLHSAQSNTGIVFRRVDVDPYEIIEAKIGNVSNTERCTQLKNMHGYTVSMVEHTLSAVRGMGIDNVIIDVNGEELPIFDGSSTNIAAKISEVGHLQQEVKKTYLHLQQKIRVEHGNSFLEAHPSSTISYCVCFKNEHNIAYLADQTSNFNFIENNYLTDIAPARTFCFEKEIMYLQSKGLIQGASLEHGIVIGEERIYPNLRFHDELARHKLLDLIGDLALNPPFHANITGSGTSHYLNTLFAQELLNNLI
- a CDS encoding ATP-binding protein, whose protein sequence is MKMVIFPLGCLLVMLSSYFLVLTPHLMLMICAGVLFVASIYKEKQYPILRNIHWIFLGIFHYFSELNWCIMLYYLLIMSMIQDKQRVTQTLPISMLIVFEYTVIRLSYVTIDTYHLLVSMFDMLTAIVIIFLYHTLINSEAEKRRLREKNHFLTLHDPLTGLLNYEGYMNVLKETVDEQRSFLLIILNIQNFNGFDKEVEDNWSHVIKTTGESVSKQFADAYGVSRYAGDRYAVVLPEIQNIEERMASLLSGDLRGLQVNYSISLYPGMSETLQHFITVAEDRLYQQQRSKWLKNGEEVFRSERLRAVGELAAGMAHEIRNPLTAIRGFLQLSRGQAFNIAPWYEVIMGEITRVTELTAEFLQFSKPHANHMKPERVEQCLERVMSLTESDAASRGHQITLKMTGEPVVVHMDRDKIVQVLINLIRNAFEAMEGPGEVYIDLLHDGEIALISITDTGSGIPENSLATIFNPFYTTKEEGTGLGLALCQKIATDHHGKITVHSEMGIGSTFTLHLPTNNNAELLPVK
- the lpxA gene encoding acyl-ACP--UDP-N-acetylglucosamine O-acyltransferase, translating into MIHQSAIIHPTAVIGDNVEVGPFSIVEENSKIGNGCRIGSHVIIGANTILGENNYISHGGIIGSDPQDKSYQGEKTYLIIGDNNTVREYVTICKGTQKGDGFTRVGSHNFIMNYAHIAHDVVMGDHNVIVNNVQIGGHVHIEDYITFGCGSGVHQLCNIGRFAMIGAGSKVSQDIVPYSLADGPRSYIHGINIVGLRRNGFSNEEISTIKKINTILFRQKRTLDQSIEEINSLPPSEFKEHTLNFLNKSTRGIVRMKR
- the lpxD gene encoding UDP-3-O-(3-hydroxymyristoyl)glucosamine N-acyltransferase: MPCNLNEIAEQLNGILIGNGSVVITGVGSISAAKEGEIAFVTDKNLNKLDQCNASALIVPETTIIEFKVPVIKVKNPRLDFIRLIEMFSEKTRSSGVVSSETIEPSVTLGCNVQIDDFAVIKEDVSIGDHTIISAHSFIGKNVTIGTNCLIHPNVTVLHDTFIGDNVIIHSGAVIGADGFGFEWDGQKQVKIPHIGNVIIMDDVEIGANTTIDRGTLDSTTIGKGTKMDNLIQIGHNVQIGEHCIIAGTSAIGGSSKIGNHVIMAGGSAVINNITIGDNCVVLAKTMVTKNMPENSMVSGYTARSHKRQLRESAALSRLPKTIKKLNEKLDELSRTKEGAK
- a CDS encoding ABC transporter ATP-binding protein, which produces MAKNTSSSIHQNVVPPMIGRPGPPGRGPVPKVRAKNARHAIIRVWSYMGRHRKGVISALVLTALGTLLNLAGPYLLGRAVNEHIVPKITDGLLKDCMLLLTVYVLGSFMMWAQSYVMIGVSQLTVKDLRHALFSRLQQLPIHFFDKNQSGDLMSRATNDIDNVSTTLNQSVTQLMSSAILLVGSLSIMLALDVRLTLLSLVTVPLITIATRLIASRTRKHFTAQQKLLGELNGYAQETIAGQKVVAAYNRQEQAQHHFQNLNEKLRTSSTQAQSVSGLVGPTMNVMNNIGFAILAAVGGWMAYHNLTSIGLIVSFLAYSRQIERPINDLANQYNLIQAAIAGAERVFHIIDTPSEYAEEQKKQLELIQGKVVFEDVSFGYNPEREILKKVSFSAKPGEMIALVGPTGAGKTTIINLLPRFYEITGGRITIDGCDISELEKDHLRRELGIVLQDAYLFSGTIRDNIAYGKPDATDDQIQQAAKLANAHSFIRKLSQGYDTPIISGGSNLSQGQRQLLTIARAILADPAILILDEATSSIDTRTEMQIQEAMRTLMKDRTSFVIAHRLSTIREADQILVIDDGQIAERGSHDELMQQQGFYYQLHQGQLT